In Nicotiana tabacum cultivar K326 chromosome 19, ASM71507v2, whole genome shotgun sequence, one DNA window encodes the following:
- the LOC107820970 gene encoding uncharacterized protein LOC107820970 — protein MSSEKQPRRVSCAPYFDALWFCYSPVHQVQQYYRVGVLDNCSQKWSALFDCLTLKTKRSSEVEEILETREKAKPHLWSFRTPEEAASHWRELFDHLDEE, from the exons ATGAGTTCAGAAAAGCAACCACGACGAGTATCATGCGCCCCTTACTTTGATGCCCTCTGGTTCTGCTACT CTCCAGTCCATCAGGTGCAGCAGTACTATAGAGTTGGTGTCCTTGATAATTGTAGTCAGAAGTGGAGTGCTCTTTTTGATTGTCTTACTTTAAAAACCAAAAGGTCCTCTGAAGTGGAG GAAATTTTGGAAACACGTGAGAAAGCAAAGCCTCACCTGTGGTCATTTCGAACCCCAGAAGAAGCCGCGTCTCATTGGAGAGAACTCTTTGACCATCTAGATGAAGAGTAA